The following proteins are co-located in the Peromyscus eremicus chromosome 13, PerEre_H2_v1, whole genome shotgun sequence genome:
- the Otos gene encoding otospiralin, which yields MQACVLWWLALGILLAIPAGAKPMPEEADPYTQPPAMPYWPFSTSDFWNYVQYFQTQGAYPQIEDMARTFFAHFPLGSTLGFHVPYQED from the exons ATGCAAGCCTGCGTGCTGtggtggctggcccttggcatCCTGCTGGCGATTCCTGCAG GAGCCAAGCCGATGCCCGAGGAAGCAG ACCCGTACACTCAGCCACCAGCCATGCCCTACTGGCCTTTCTCCACCTCTGACTTCTGGAACTACGTGCAATATTTCCAGACCCAGGGTGCCTACCCACAGATTGAGGACATGGCCAGAACCTTCTTTGCCCACTTCCCTCTGGGGAGCACCCTGGGCTTCCATGTCCCCTACCAGGAGGACTGA